The proteins below come from a single Miscanthus floridulus cultivar M001 chromosome 1, ASM1932011v1, whole genome shotgun sequence genomic window:
- the LOC136507404 gene encoding phosphoserine aminotransferase 2, chloroplastic-like: MAAAAATTPHSLLLQRAATPAAPPRAAIAASSLSLSARAARISCAAVAAPSPAAAAAADEAERGVYNFAAGPATLPLSVLKRAQAELVDYHGSGMSIMEMSHRGKEFDAAIKKAEADLRALLAVPDTHAALFLQGGATTQFAAVPLNLCAGPTDPADFVVSGSWSDKSFKEAKKFSAASVAWSGKDGKYTALPPFDAIKQNPEARFLHICSNETIHGVEFKDYPEPRNKSGILVADMSSNFCSKPVDVSRFGVIYAGAQKNVGPSGVTIAIVRKDLIGAAQPITPVMLDFKTHADNASLYNTPPCFAIYICGLVFEDLLAQGGLAEVEKKNAHKAGILYDTIDASGGYYICPVDKSVRSHMNVPFTLAKGPDFEKQFIAEAAKEGMVQLKGHRSVGGVRASIYNAMPLAGVEKLVAFMKDFQARNP; this comes from the coding sequence atggccgccgccgccgccacgacgcCGCACTCCCTCCTCCTCCAGCGCGCGGCGACCCCGGCCGCGCCGCCGAGGGCAGCCATCGCCGCGTCCTCCCTCAGCCTCTCGGCCCGCGCCGCCAGGATCTCgtgcgcggcggtggcggcgccgtcccccgccgccgcggcggcggcggacgaggCGGAGCGCGGCGTCTACAACTTCGCGGCGGGGCCCGCGACGCTGCCGCTCTCCGTCCTCAAGCGGGCGCAGGCGGAGCTGGTGGACTACCACGGCTCCGGGATGAGCATCATGGAGATGAGCCACCGCGGGAAGGAGTTCGACGCCGCCATCAagaaggccgaggccgacctgcGCGCGCTCCTCGCGGTGCCCGACACCCATGCCGCGCTCTTCCTCCAGGGCGGCGCCACCACGCAGTTCGCCGCCGTCCCGCTCAACCTCTGCGCGGGCCCCACCGACCCCGCTGACTTCGTCGTGTCCGGCTCCTGGAGCGACAAGTCCTTCAAGGAGGCCAAGAAGTTCTCTGCCGCCTCCGTCGCCTGGTCGGGTAAAGACGGCAAGTACACGGCCCTCCCGCCCTTCGACGCCATCAAGCAGAACCCCGAGGCCAGGTTCCTCCACATCTGCTCCAACGAGACCATCCACGGCGTCGAGTTCAAGGACTACCCGGAGCCCCGCAACAAGTCGGGCATCCTCGTCGCCGACATGTCCTCCAACTTCTGCTCCAAGCCCGTCGACGTCTCCCGCTTCGGCGTCATCTACGCCGGCGCGCAGAAGAACGTCGGGCCCTCGGGCGTCACCATCGCCATCGTGCGCAAGGACCTCATCGGCGCAGCGCAGCCCATCACGCCCGTCATGCTCGACTTCAAGACGCACGCCGACAACGCCTCCCTCTACAACACCCCGCCCTGCTTCGCCATCTACATCTGCGGCCTCGTCTTCGAGGACCTGCTCGCGCAGGGCGGCCTCGCCGAGGTCGAGAAGAAGAACGCGCACAAGGCCGGCATCCTCTATGACACCATCGACGCCAGCGGCGGCTACTACATCTGCCCCGTCGACAAGTCGGTGCGGTCGCACATGAACGTGCCCTTCACCCTGGCGAAGGGGCCGGACTTCGAGAAGCAGTTCATCGCCGAGGCGGCCAAGGAGGGCATGGTGCAGCTCAAGGGGCACAGGTCGGTCGGTGGCGTCCGCGCCTCCATCTACAATGCCATGCCGCTCGCCGGCGTGGAGAAGCTTGTCGCCTTCATGAAGGACTTCCAAGCTAGGAACCCTTGA